A genome region from Fodinibius salicampi includes the following:
- a CDS encoding RagB/SusD family nutrient uptake outer membrane protein codes for MTYKITRTTNILLSGILFVCIALGTTGCNEDFLTTVPTDRVSSATFWSNERDFNTALNGTYNEMTGQDLDPLYFDGTTDIGYSHADWRRQHEYVMGRANAQSGWSGGLWAQMYTGISRANEILFQLEEVGGDVLSQEAANRIRGEALFLRGYFYHELLWMFGEVPVFTSVPTVEEARSVSRSSREDVYTRITTDLSEAASLLPTRAELPSSDFGRATSEAAVAYHARTALYEASWQENHEGNNSRANTLYGTARDMAATIMNDAAYSHIDLHPNFRDLFTYAGEQSQEIILDYQKVSGQNGWSAWADFAPKSMGSEVNIAPTRELVNRFPMEDGLSIEESSMYDDSPPEITYDGNGNPTVQTLGMYADRDPRFYGTVLFPGAQFNGIVYNSYPSCSESNAPDGYCSPTGDRIQLTDYNNTYTGYTAMKYVDPQDESSPTNSGINFIKMRYADVLLMYAEAKIELGEQDQSVNDAIQEIRDRVDLPYPQDVTTMTQQEAIDFIRNERIIELAWEGLHLADIRRWNTAENVLNGNTHGIDIADGGSNFSPVPGQHTRSFEAPRDYLWPIPSSERDLNSNLEQNPGY; via the coding sequence ATGACTTACAAGATAACCAGGACAACCAACATATTACTTTCAGGCATACTGTTTGTATGTATTGCTCTTGGAACCACAGGATGTAATGAGGATTTCCTAACAACTGTACCAACCGACAGGGTCTCTTCAGCGACATTTTGGTCCAACGAGCGTGATTTCAATACAGCTCTTAATGGTACCTATAACGAGATGACGGGGCAGGACCTTGATCCCCTTTACTTCGATGGAACCACCGATATCGGCTATTCCCATGCCGACTGGAGGCGCCAGCACGAGTACGTAATGGGTCGTGCCAACGCACAGTCTGGCTGGTCAGGAGGCTTGTGGGCGCAAATGTATACCGGGATCAGCCGCGCTAACGAGATTCTCTTTCAGCTCGAGGAGGTAGGCGGGGACGTTCTTTCTCAGGAAGCTGCTAATCGAATTCGCGGTGAGGCTCTGTTTCTGCGTGGCTACTTTTACCACGAGCTGTTGTGGATGTTTGGCGAAGTGCCTGTATTCACGAGCGTCCCAACCGTAGAGGAAGCTCGTAGCGTGAGCCGTTCTTCGCGCGAAGACGTATATACACGGATTACAACAGACCTTTCGGAAGCAGCGAGCCTGTTGCCTACTCGTGCTGAGCTGCCATCCTCCGACTTTGGTCGTGCCACCAGCGAGGCTGCTGTGGCTTATCATGCCCGCACCGCCCTGTACGAGGCCAGCTGGCAGGAGAACCACGAAGGCAATAACTCTCGTGCGAATACCCTGTATGGTACCGCCAGAGATATGGCTGCGACTATCATGAATGATGCCGCATATTCTCATATCGACCTGCACCCTAACTTCCGGGACCTTTTTACTTATGCAGGTGAACAAAGTCAAGAGATCATTTTGGACTATCAAAAGGTATCCGGTCAGAATGGCTGGTCGGCATGGGCCGATTTTGCTCCTAAATCTATGGGTAGCGAGGTCAACATTGCACCAACCCGAGAGCTGGTGAATCGATTCCCCATGGAAGATGGTCTGTCCATCGAAGAGTCGTCGATGTACGATGATTCTCCGCCGGAGATTACGTACGACGGCAACGGTAACCCAACAGTACAGACGCTCGGTATGTATGCCGACCGTGACCCGCGGTTCTACGGTACGGTCCTGTTTCCGGGTGCTCAGTTTAACGGTATCGTTTATAACTCATATCCGTCTTGCAGCGAGAGTAATGCACCAGATGGCTATTGTAGCCCAACAGGGGACCGGATACAGCTAACGGACTATAACAATACCTACACTGGCTATACCGCCATGAAATATGTGGATCCGCAAGACGAATCGTCTCCGACCAACAGCGGTATCAACTTTATAAAGATGCGGTATGCTGATGTTCTTTTGATGTACGCAGAGGCAAAAATTGAACTCGGTGAACAGGATCAGTCGGTAAACGATGCGATACAAGAAATCCGCGACCGGGTAGATCTGCCATATCCCCAGGATGTCACCACTATGACCCAACAGGAGGCTATCGACTTTATACGCAACGAACGGATTATCGAGCTGGCCTGGGAGGGGCTCCATCTGGCAGATATACGCCGGTGGAACACTGCTGAAAATGTGCTTAACGGTAATACACACGGAATTGATATCGCTGACGGGGGAAGTAATTTCTCTCCGGTGCCGGGACAGCATACACGTTCGTTTGAAGCTCCAAGGGATTACTTGTGGCCTATTCCGTCAAGTGAGCGAGACCTGAACTCTAATTTGGAACAGAACCCGGGTTACTAA
- a CDS encoding arabinan endo-1,5-alpha-L-arabinosidase: protein MKILKLLFIGIGLLLVPTGCSDETTGANGGRNGNNGGEETETFDGPTYSDDYTSRASWSNRSQWNLANVHDPTVVKDGDYYYMYQTNTSYGNVHEGHGNYPYRRSKDLVNWDFQGMAFPDTPSWVKDSLNNIRAEMDLPPIENPNYGFWAPHITKVNDTYRLYYSVIIDNPIVQDNDGDENDYWTERAFIGLAESDDLASNNWEDKGMVIHSVADGEETYNRDGGNDWTAYFKYNAIDPSYVVTPEGEHWLIYGSWHSGIAAVELDPDTGKPYELNTLEDYGTRIAGRGNVSTNRWQELEAPEIIYNEETGYYYLFLAYDELSVAYNTRVARSENITGPYYGIDGNNVTEGAEAWPMVTHPYKFDEHYGWVGISHPSIFQDPKNGKWFYSSQGRLPPDIPTINASNAVMMGNVREIYWTDDDWPVVAPERYAGVPDSSITEEDIVGTWEEITLEYEYQNIQTSYQVTFNEDNTLEGALEGTWSFDENSNMLTVNNTELIVDNAWDWEASPRRTTITYAGLTSAGRSVWGKKVSGG from the coding sequence ATGAAAATTCTAAAGCTGCTCTTTATTGGAATAGGCCTATTATTGGTCCCGACCGGGTGCAGCGATGAGACCACTGGTGCTAATGGTGGGAGAAACGGAAACAATGGTGGGGAAGAAACCGAAACGTTTGACGGTCCGACTTATTCGGATGATTATACATCCAGAGCTTCTTGGTCTAATCGTTCGCAGTGGAATCTGGCAAATGTCCATGATCCTACTGTAGTGAAGGATGGAGACTATTATTATATGTATCAGACCAACACTTCCTATGGAAATGTACATGAAGGACATGGAAATTATCCCTACCGACGGTCAAAGGATTTAGTGAACTGGGATTTTCAGGGAATGGCATTTCCCGATACTCCTTCGTGGGTAAAGGATTCGCTAAATAATATACGGGCTGAGATGGATCTGCCCCCTATTGAAAATCCCAATTATGGTTTTTGGGCTCCTCATATAACAAAAGTAAATGATACCTACAGGCTGTATTACAGTGTGATAATTGACAATCCGATTGTACAAGACAATGATGGTGATGAAAATGATTATTGGACAGAGCGGGCTTTTATCGGTTTGGCTGAATCTGACGATCTTGCTTCCAATAACTGGGAGGACAAGGGCATGGTGATTCATTCTGTTGCTGATGGAGAGGAAACCTATAATCGCGATGGGGGTAACGACTGGACTGCCTATTTTAAATACAATGCCATTGACCCTTCTTACGTGGTTACGCCCGAAGGTGAACACTGGCTGATCTATGGTTCTTGGCATTCCGGTATAGCTGCAGTTGAGCTCGATCCGGATACCGGAAAACCGTACGAGCTTAACACTCTCGAAGACTATGGCACCAGAATAGCAGGACGTGGAAATGTGAGCACGAACAGGTGGCAGGAGCTGGAAGCACCGGAAATAATCTATAACGAGGAAACGGGCTATTACTATTTGTTTTTAGCTTACGATGAACTATCGGTCGCTTATAATACACGCGTAGCCCGGTCTGAAAACATAACGGGGCCGTATTATGGTATTGATGGAAACAATGTTACAGAAGGGGCCGAGGCGTGGCCGATGGTTACACATCCCTATAAGTTTGATGAACACTATGGATGGGTGGGTATTTCACATCCATCCATTTTCCAGGATCCCAAGAACGGGAAGTGGTTTTATTCATCACAGGGGCGCTTGCCTCCTGATATACCGACAATTAACGCATCAAATGCCGTGATGATGGGGAATGTGCGCGAGATCTATTGGACCGACGACGACTGGCCGGTGGTTGCTCCCGAACGTTATGCAGGAGTTCCCGATAGTAGCATCACCGAAGAAGATATTGTTGGCACATGGGAAGAGATTACGCTGGAATATGAATACCAGAATATACAGACTTCCTACCAGGTTACGTTTAATGAAGACAACACGCTTGAAGGAGCGCTGGAAGGGACATGGTCTTTTGATGAAAATTCCAATATGCTTACTGTAAATAATACAGAGCTTATTGTAGATAATGCCTGGGACTGGGAGGCTTCTCCAAGGAGAACCACTATAACCTATGCCGGACTTACATCTGCTGGACGATCGGTCTGGGGCAAAAAAGTATCCGGTGGCTAA
- a CDS encoding L-ribulose-5-phosphate 4-epimerase: MSEFEELKEVAYRSNMRLPELDLVLFTFGNASVADREREVFAIKPSGVPYEELNPASIVIVDFDGNVVEGEMRPSSDTQTHAVLYKHWENIKGIVHTHSTYGTAWAQAQKDIPIMGTTHADHLTNDIPCAPPMADDMIEGDYEVQTGYQIINALKDRDLSHEEVEMILVGNHAPFTWGDSAQKAVYNSAVLEEVAKMAYLSLQINPDAPRLKDTLIKKHWERKHGDDAYYGQEN, from the coding sequence ATGAGTGAGTTTGAAGAACTTAAAGAAGTTGCCTACCGAAGTAACATGAGGTTGCCGGAACTGGATCTGGTGCTCTTTACTTTTGGCAATGCCAGTGTTGCAGACCGGGAACGGGAAGTATTTGCAATCAAGCCCAGTGGCGTTCCTTATGAGGAATTGAATCCGGCAAGTATTGTTATTGTCGATTTTGATGGCAATGTGGTCGAAGGAGAAATGCGGCCCTCTTCTGATACGCAAACGCATGCGGTCTTGTATAAGCATTGGGAGAATATTAAAGGTATTGTCCATACCCATTCTACTTATGGTACAGCGTGGGCACAGGCACAAAAGGATATCCCGATAATGGGAACTACACACGCCGATCATCTGACCAACGATATTCCTTGTGCTCCTCCAATGGCTGATGATATGATCGAAGGTGATTACGAGGTGCAGACTGGTTATCAAATAATAAATGCCCTTAAAGACCGGGATTTATCCCATGAGGAAGTCGAGATGATTCTGGTTGGCAACCACGCTCCATTTACATGGGGTGACTCTGCCCAAAAGGCCGTCTATAATAGTGCGGTATTAGAGGAGGTGGCCAAAATGGCCTATTTGTCCCTACAAATAAATCCAGATGCTCCGCGACTGAAAGATACGCTCATAAAAAAGCATTGGGAGCGCAAACACGGTGACGATGCATACTACGGACAAGAAAATTAA
- a CDS encoding NUDIX hydrolase, with product MTEQYKNHDHILVALDCIIFGFDRSGLKLLLIKRDFEPEKGNWSLMGGFLNRDESLDDAANRILHKLTGLKNVYLEQLYGFGEVDRDPVERTISIAYYALINIRSHDKELMDKYDARWFPIDDLPDLIFDHGEMVKAAKSRLKYRASHEPVGFELLPEKFTMPELQILYEGIYETELDKRNFRRRILSMDILTKTNEKQKKYSKKGAFLYKFNEDKYEEKVDQGDSLTFKPIKL from the coding sequence ATGACAGAGCAATATAAGAACCATGACCATATACTGGTTGCACTTGATTGTATCATTTTCGGATTTGATCGCAGTGGACTAAAACTCTTGCTTATTAAAAGAGATTTTGAGCCTGAGAAAGGGAATTGGTCGTTGATGGGGGGATTTCTGAATCGCGATGAAAGCCTGGATGATGCAGCCAACCGAATCTTACATAAACTTACCGGACTTAAAAATGTTTATCTCGAACAGCTCTATGGTTTTGGAGAGGTAGATCGTGATCCCGTGGAGCGGACTATTTCTATCGCCTACTACGCTCTCATTAATATCCGGTCGCATGATAAGGAACTAATGGACAAATACGATGCCCGATGGTTCCCCATCGATGATTTGCCGGATCTTATTTTTGATCATGGTGAGATGGTCAAAGCAGCTAAATCACGACTTAAGTATCGCGCTTCTCACGAACCTGTTGGCTTCGAGTTGCTGCCTGAAAAGTTTACTATGCCGGAATTACAGATTTTGTATGAAGGTATTTATGAAACGGAACTCGATAAACGCAATTTTCGGCGTCGTATTTTATCGATGGATATTTTAACTAAGACAAACGAAAAGCAGAAGAAATACTCCAAGAAAGGAGCCTTTCTTTATAAATTCAATGAAGATAAATACGAAGAGAAGGTTGATCAGGGAGATAGTCTGACCTTCAAGCCTATAAAACTGTAA
- a CDS encoding L-fucose/L-arabinose isomerase family protein, whose translation MIEQRKPRIGLLGIMQELYDDDIPGITEHQEEYAREICEELSAVAEWDFPRAARNRDDIEDILGGFNQKNLDGVMIVMLTYGPAMRTVRALQNNNLPLLLANIQPVPEVTTDWDMDDLTYNQGIHGAQDMANAILRTVGDNFEVISADWKSDEFEEYVGDWASAAQAASELKKMKIASIGKMHGMGDTLSDEAAFTRIIGPEVNREYIGQVFRNMETITKKEVEKQMAVDRQRFDVDDDMPDKNFRYAVRMYLGFKKFLEEGNYRGFSAHFDTFKGDGRFEQINMLAASNLMAEGYGYAAEGDTNTASMVAAGHILDSDAHFTEMYAMDFKRQSMLMSHMGEGNWKVARNDEPIRLANRELGIGDLDNPPTTVFRAEPGPATIVSLVHLVGEEFRLVVAQGEVLDSQKYPTIEMPYFHFKPDSGLRKCNDAWLKAGGTHHQTLLKGDQRRKWKMLCKMLDIEYVEV comes from the coding sequence ATGATTGAACAGCGAAAGCCCCGAATAGGCCTCTTAGGTATTATGCAGGAATTGTACGACGATGATATTCCCGGTATTACAGAACACCAGGAAGAATACGCCAGGGAGATATGTGAAGAACTAAGCGCTGTAGCTGAGTGGGATTTTCCACGGGCGGCACGTAATCGCGACGATATTGAAGATATTTTAGGTGGTTTTAACCAGAAAAACCTGGACGGTGTAATGATCGTGATGTTGACCTATGGACCGGCTATGCGAACCGTTCGGGCATTGCAAAATAATAATTTGCCCCTCTTGCTTGCAAATATTCAACCAGTACCCGAAGTCACAACCGACTGGGATATGGATGACTTAACTTATAATCAGGGCATCCACGGCGCACAGGACATGGCAAATGCAATTTTGCGAACCGTGGGAGATAATTTTGAGGTCATTTCTGCAGATTGGAAAAGTGATGAATTTGAGGAATATGTAGGAGATTGGGCCAGTGCTGCTCAGGCAGCCTCGGAACTGAAAAAAATGAAGATCGCTTCTATTGGAAAGATGCACGGCATGGGCGATACGCTATCCGATGAAGCTGCTTTCACAAGAATCATTGGCCCCGAAGTTAATCGTGAGTATATCGGGCAGGTATTTCGAAATATGGAAACCATCACAAAAAAAGAGGTTGAAAAGCAGATGGCCGTTGATCGTCAGCGTTTTGATGTGGATGACGACATGCCCGATAAGAATTTTCGGTATGCAGTACGTATGTATCTTGGATTCAAGAAGTTCTTGGAAGAAGGGAATTATCGAGGGTTTTCTGCTCATTTTGATACCTTCAAAGGGGATGGACGATTTGAACAGATCAATATGCTAGCGGCCTCAAACCTGATGGCTGAAGGGTATGGATATGCCGCAGAAGGGGATACAAATACCGCAAGTATGGTTGCCGCGGGACATATCCTGGATAGTGATGCACACTTTACCGAAATGTATGCCATGGATTTTAAACGTCAATCAATGTTGATGAGTCACATGGGCGAGGGGAACTGGAAAGTGGCACGAAATGATGAGCCCATTCGACTGGCAAATCGGGAATTAGGTATTGGTGATTTAGATAACCCTCCTACTACCGTATTTCGAGCGGAACCAGGTCCGGCTACTATCGTTTCGCTGGTACACCTGGTAGGCGAGGAATTCCGACTCGTTGTTGCTCAGGGAGAAGTGTTGGACTCACAAAAATATCCGACCATTGAGATGCCATATTTTCATTTTAAACCCGATTCCGGACTTAGAAAATGTAATGATGCCTGGTTGAAAGCTGGTGGAACGCACCATCAAACCCTCCTGAAGGGCGATCAGCGCCGGAAATGGAAGATGCTTTGCAAGATGTTGGATATCGAATATGTAGAAGTTTAA
- a CDS encoding ribulokinase gives MNAQQNFVIGIDYGTDSVRSVLVNTDGKQLAEAVHYYTRWKDGLYCKPTQNQFRHHPLDYLEGLENTLKEVLDSVDDEVAAQVKGIAVDTTGSTPVAVDKTGTPLALKENYAENPNAMFILWKDHTAVEEAEEITDLARSWNGPDYTKYVGGIYSSEWFWAKILHTLRNDDTIREAAYSWVELCDWIPYTLTGGDDIHEMKRSRCAAGHKAMWHEEFDGLPSKEYLGQLDPELADLRDRLFTDTYTSDQSAGTLSKEWAEELSLSEDVVVAVGAFDAHMGAVGGEIEPYYLSRVMGTSTCDILVAPYEDVQDNLVQGICGQVDGSVIPGMVGLEAGQSAFGDVYAWFRDIILGPFTELVEKSDLLSDEHKEALIEEAEEKMIPLLSKQAAAIEEVDTGVVALDWLNGRRTPDANQLLKGAIEGLDLGTDAARIFKALVEATCFGAKAIVERFRDEGIKIEGIIGLGGVAKKAPFVMQTLANVLDMPIKIAKSDQVCATGAAMFAATAAGLFDDVTAAKQSMGNGFGEIYEPEADKAKKYKGLYEQYQTLGQTVEERIARKIQAVKK, from the coding sequence ATGAATGCTCAACAAAATTTTGTAATAGGCATCGACTATGGGACCGATTCTGTGCGTTCTGTATTAGTCAATACCGACGGTAAACAGCTGGCAGAAGCAGTTCATTATTATACCCGTTGGAAAGATGGATTATATTGCAAGCCAACCCAAAATCAATTCCGGCATCATCCATTAGATTATCTTGAGGGCTTGGAAAATACCCTTAAAGAAGTTTTGGATAGCGTAGATGATGAGGTGGCAGCCCAAGTAAAAGGCATTGCTGTAGATACAACGGGCTCCACGCCTGTTGCGGTAGATAAAACCGGAACCCCCTTGGCGCTGAAAGAAAATTATGCTGAAAACCCCAACGCGATGTTTATACTGTGGAAGGATCATACTGCGGTGGAGGAGGCCGAAGAAATCACGGATTTAGCGCGTTCATGGAATGGACCCGATTACACCAAATATGTAGGGGGTATCTATTCTTCGGAGTGGTTTTGGGCAAAGATTCTGCATACTCTACGTAATGATGACACCATACGTGAGGCAGCCTACTCATGGGTGGAACTCTGTGATTGGATTCCCTACACGCTTACCGGGGGAGACGATATCCATGAAATGAAACGTAGCCGCTGTGCAGCGGGACATAAAGCAATGTGGCACGAAGAGTTTGACGGGTTGCCTAGTAAAGAATATTTGGGACAACTCGATCCGGAGTTAGCTGATTTGCGAGATCGCTTATTTACAGATACTTACACTTCAGATCAATCCGCCGGTACACTGTCGAAAGAGTGGGCAGAAGAGCTCAGCTTGTCGGAGGATGTGGTTGTGGCTGTTGGTGCTTTTGATGCTCATATGGGCGCCGTGGGTGGAGAGATTGAACCCTATTATTTGAGCAGGGTTATGGGTACCTCAACCTGTGATATTTTAGTGGCTCCATACGAAGATGTGCAGGATAACCTTGTGCAGGGTATTTGTGGACAGGTAGATGGTTCGGTCATTCCGGGAATGGTAGGACTCGAAGCGGGTCAATCGGCCTTTGGAGATGTTTACGCTTGGTTTCGGGATATTATATTAGGTCCTTTTACTGAACTCGTAGAAAAATCCGATTTGCTTTCTGATGAACACAAGGAGGCTTTGATTGAGGAGGCTGAAGAAAAAATGATTCCACTGCTTTCAAAACAGGCAGCAGCTATTGAGGAAGTGGATACCGGTGTCGTGGCTCTGGACTGGCTTAATGGCCGCCGGACGCCAGATGCTAATCAGTTGTTAAAAGGCGCTATTGAAGGTTTGGATTTAGGAACGGATGCAGCGCGTATTTTTAAAGCTCTTGTTGAGGCTACCTGTTTCGGGGCAAAAGCAATTGTAGAGCGTTTCCGGGATGAAGGAATTAAAATTGAAGGGATAATTGGCCTGGGAGGAGTTGCTAAAAAGGCACCGTTTGTTATGCAGACACTGGCAAACGTATTGGATATGCCCATTAAAATCGCGAAGTCAGATCAAGTTTGCGCTACGGGCGCGGCGATGTTTGCTGCAACTGCAGCCGGGCTTTTTGATGATGTAACGGCAGCAAAGCAATCCATGGGTAATGGGTTCGGAGAAATTTATGAGCCTGAAGCTGATAAAGCTAAAAAGTATAAAGGGCTGTACGAGCAATATCAGACGCTCGGACAAACAGTTGAAGAACGAATTGCAAGAAAAATACAAGCAGTAAAAAAATAG
- a CDS encoding aldose epimerase family protein — protein MSIVLAVTLFAMLISGCGGEDQNLEQAEEDSEEIMIQEEAFGTLDDGREVSLFTLTNSNEMEVKITNYGGIVTSIRTPDANGNLDNVVLGFESLDKYLEGTPYFGAIIGRYGNRIADGEFTIDGTQYELATNDGNNHLHGGEVGFDKVLWDAEIQDDNSLKLTYLSEDGEEGYPGNLEVAVVYSLTSENELKIEYEATTDKATPVNLTNHSYFNLSGQPDSTILDHELMLNADQYTPVNDELIPTGELADVEGTPFDFRNPHAIGARIDQVEGGYDHNWVLSRSTDDSLFHAATLYHEESGRQMKVLTKEPGIQFYSGNFLDGSLKGPDGTPFVQHAALCLETQHFPNSPNEPDFPSTILEPGETYETTTIYQFSTQ, from the coding sequence ATGAGCATAGTATTAGCAGTTACCTTATTCGCGATGCTGATATCCGGGTGCGGTGGTGAAGATCAAAATTTGGAACAGGCAGAAGAGGACAGTGAAGAAATTATGATTCAGGAAGAAGCCTTTGGTACACTTGACGACGGAAGAGAAGTTTCGCTGTTTACACTAACCAACAGTAATGAGATGGAAGTAAAAATAACCAATTACGGCGGAATCGTTACTTCTATTCGTACCCCAGATGCAAATGGAAATTTGGATAATGTGGTATTGGGATTCGAATCCCTGGATAAATATCTGGAGGGTACACCATACTTTGGAGCAATAATAGGTCGGTATGGTAACCGAATAGCAGATGGAGAATTTACGATTGATGGTACCCAGTATGAACTGGCTACCAATGACGGTAATAATCACTTGCATGGTGGGGAAGTAGGGTTTGACAAGGTGCTTTGGGATGCCGAAATACAGGATGACAATTCGCTAAAACTGACTTATCTGAGTGAAGACGGGGAGGAGGGGTATCCCGGTAATTTAGAGGTGGCCGTAGTTTATTCGCTTACTAGTGAAAATGAATTAAAAATAGAATATGAGGCTACCACCGATAAGGCTACCCCAGTGAATTTAACCAATCACAGCTATTTTAACCTGAGTGGTCAGCCTGATAGTACCATTCTTGATCATGAGCTGATGCTTAATGCCGATCAATATACCCCGGTTAATGATGAACTTATCCCTACAGGTGAATTGGCAGACGTAGAAGGAACCCCTTTCGATTTTAGAAATCCACATGCAATTGGTGCTCGCATCGATCAGGTTGAAGGTGGATACGATCACAACTGGGTGTTAAGTCGTTCGACAGATGATTCGCTATTCCATGCAGCTACGCTCTATCACGAAGAGAGCGGCCGTCAAATGAAAGTATTGACTAAAGAACCCGGTATTCAGTTTTATTCCGGGAACTTTCTTGACGGTAGCCTCAAAGGGCCTGATGGAACGCCTTTTGTACAGCATGCGGCGCTGTGTCTGGAGACCCAGCATTTCCCCAATTCTCCTAATGAACCGGATTTCCCTTCGACCATTCTGGAGCCCGGTGAAACCTATGAGACTACAACCATTTATCAGTTTTCAACTCAATAA
- a CDS encoding alpha-N-arabinofuranosidase, translating to MSSLISTLGMRKLLLTPLIILLLGCFTVTAQNSMVITADQPQSTISEHIYGQFSEHLGTGMYGGLWVGEDSEIPNTDGFRNDVIKALKELQVPNLRWPGGCFADEYNWRDGIGPRDERPVRINTHWGMVEEKNQVGTHEFMRLTELIDTEPYISANVGSGTPREMANWIEYMTFDGNSTLANLRRENGQEEAWEVKFWGIGNESWGCGGNMQPDYYADLFRRYATFAKDYSGNELYKIASGFSNENYGWTETVVEEAGAHMDAISLHYYTLPTGDWGNKGPSKDFGEDMYFSTLKRGLRMDEFVTQHSNRLDKFDPEKRITLAVDEWGVWTDPLEGTNPGFLQQQNSIRDALVASTTLDILNKHSDRVRIGNIAQTVNVLQAMVLTDGEQMLKTPTYHVFDFYTVHHNTKLLPLHLDAEQYEYEGENIPSISATASKSDDGTVNLTVTNLHASETKEVTADIRGVDLSSVSNARLLTGDAVDAINTFDNPDNVSPTDFNDYTLDGNNLTLRIPSKSVIVLRIN from the coding sequence ATGTCTTCTTTAATTAGCACACTTGGTATGCGAAAATTACTGCTTACACCGCTCATAATTTTGTTACTGGGCTGTTTTACCGTTACAGCACAAAATAGCATGGTCATCACAGCTGATCAGCCACAAAGTACGATCAGTGAACATATTTACGGGCAGTTTTCCGAGCATTTGGGTACCGGAATGTATGGAGGACTTTGGGTCGGAGAAGATTCTGAGATTCCGAATACAGATGGATTTCGAAATGATGTAATAAAAGCACTAAAGGAGCTGCAGGTTCCCAATCTGCGTTGGCCGGGCGGTTGTTTTGCCGATGAGTACAACTGGAGAGACGGCATTGGGCCGCGCGATGAACGTCCTGTACGTATAAACACGCACTGGGGGATGGTGGAAGAAAAGAATCAGGTGGGTACGCATGAGTTTATGCGACTTACTGAGCTGATTGACACCGAGCCTTACATTTCTGCAAATGTGGGAAGCGGGACTCCCAGAGAAATGGCAAACTGGATTGAATATATGACTTTCGATGGTAATAGTACCTTGGCGAACCTTCGACGGGAGAATGGCCAGGAAGAAGCCTGGGAAGTAAAGTTCTGGGGCATTGGAAATGAGAGCTGGGGCTGCGGAGGAAATATGCAGCCTGATTATTATGCCGATCTGTTCCGTCGTTATGCGACTTTTGCTAAGGACTATAGCGGAAACGAACTTTATAAAATAGCCAGTGGTTTTTCCAATGAGAATTACGGGTGGACAGAAACAGTCGTAGAGGAAGCCGGCGCTCATATGGATGCTATTTCACTTCATTATTATACGCTCCCTACCGGTGATTGGGGTAACAAAGGACCCTCAAAAGACTTTGGAGAAGATATGTACTTTTCTACCCTGAAACGGGGACTCCGCATGGATGAGTTTGTTACCCAGCATTCTAATCGCTTGGATAAGTTTGACCCAGAAAAACGCATCACGTTGGCGGTAGATGAATGGGGCGTTTGGACGGACCCGCTGGAAGGAACGAATCCCGGTTTTCTACAGCAGCAGAATTCCATCCGGGATGCCTTAGTGGCCTCAACCACTCTTGATATCCTGAACAAGCACAGCGACCGGGTACGTATCGGAAACATTGCTCAAACAGTGAATGTACTGCAAGCGATGGTGCTTACAGATGGAGAGCAAATGCTCAAGACACCAACTTACCATGTCTTTGATTTTTATACTGTCCATCATAATACCAAGCTGTTGCCGCTACATCTGGATGCTGAACAGTACGAATACGAGGGAGAAAATATCCCTTCAATAAGTGCAACCGCCTCTAAAAGCGATGATGGAACGGTAAACCTTACGGTGACCAACCTGCATGCTTCCGAAACAAAAGAAGTAACGGCTGATATTCGCGGTGTGGATCTTTCATCAGTCAGTAACGCGCGCCTTTTAACAGGTGATGCTGTGGATGCCATTAATACCTTTGATAATCCGGATAATGTATCCCCGACAGATTTTAACGATTATACTTTAGACGGCAATAACTTAACATTGCGCATTCCCTCAAAATCTGTTATAGTTTTACGGATTAATTAG